CCGTCGCTCCCAACCCGCCAGTGGCCAACCAGCCCGCCAACCTGGTGGTCGAGGTGAGCAACGAGGCGGTCGACGCCCAGGGCGTCGGGCGGGCCGACCCGGCCGCGGGCGTGAGCGCGCAGCTCAGTGGGACCGGGGCCTGGCAGGTCACCAGCCCCAACCCCACGACGACCGACCGGGGCGGCCAGGTCACCTGGCACCTCACCTGCGAGGCCGGTGGCACCCAGCCGCTGGGCGTATCGGTGAACGGGGCCGCCCCGGTGCCGATCGACGTGCCCGCCTGCGCCGGCTAGCGGTGGAGGCTCACGATCATCCGGGTGCCCCCGCCGTCGGCGACGGGGGACTCGGCCCGGACGGTCGCGCCCATGGCCCGGGCCAGCTGGGCCACGATCGGGAGCCCGAGCCCGGACCCCAGCTGGCGCGCCGGTGGGCGTGACAGATGGAAGGAGCGCTCGAACACCGCCGACAGCTCGTCGGCGCGGATTCCCGGTCCGTCGTCCTCCACGAGGACCTCCACGCCCGCTCCGTCCCCCACCATGGCCGACACCCGGATGCGGGCGCCGGCGAACTTGTAGGCGTTCTCGACCAGGTTGGCCAGCACCTGGGCCAGGCGGTCGGGATCGGCCATGGCGTCCAGTGGCCCGTCGTCCCCGCAGGCCACCACCAGCTCCAGCCCGGCCTTCTCGACGACGGGGCGAAATCCCTCCGTCGTATCGACGACCACCTCGGCCACGTCCGTCGGGCGCACGTCCAGGGAGAACCGGCTGGCGTCGAGCTTCGCCAGCTCGAGCAGGTCCCCGACCAGGCGCTCGAGGCGGCGGGACTCGCTGGCGATCACCGAGGCGGCGCGCTGCGTGTCGGTGGCCGCCCCCTCGGCGATGGCCTCGGCGAAGCCGCGGATCGAGGTCAGGGGCGTCCGCAAGTCGTGGGACACGGCCATGAGGAACTGCCGTTCGAGGCCTCGGGCCCGGCTGAGGCTGGCCGCCATGGTGTTGATGGACCTGGTGAGCGAGGCCAGCTCGGGGTAGTCGTCACCCGCCACGGGCACCTGGGTCGCCAGGTCTCCTTCGGCGATCCGCCCCGTGGCCGCCACGGCGTCGTCGAGGGGCCGGGTCACCCGCCGGCTGAGTCGTTGGGCCACCACGGCGGCCACGGCCAGCGTGCCCGCTCCCACCAGGACCAGATAGAACCAGCTGGGACCGGCCCTGCTGACCCGCCGGGTCAGGACCACGGCCTCGTGGGGCTGCGTCAAACCCCGGCTGCGCTCCGCCGCGGTGAGCTGGACGGGGACGGCGGTGTACACGAGGTTGCCCTTGGTCCCCGACGTCGACAGACCCTGGCTGACCTCGTCCGGATGGACGTTGCCGGCCGTGAGCCCCGACGGGAGGGAGGTCACGAACTGGCCGCCGCTGATGGTGACGACCTCGGCGCCGTCCAGCCGGACCACCCGCTTCAGGATGGGCAGGATCGTCGCCCGGCCGGGACTGCCCGGGGTCGGCCGGGCCGCCTCCGCTGCCTGAGTCCCCTGGGCGATCGCCGTGGCTTGGCCGAGGAGCCCCTGGCGGGCGTCGTCGACCGCAGCCCGCCGGGCCAGCAGCAGGGCGCCGACACCAGCGGCCAGCAGGGCGGCCGCCGTGACCCCGACGATGGCGATGGTGAGGCGGCGTCGCACGGGTCAGCCCAGGCGGTAGCCCACGCCCCAGACGGTGGCGAGGGGGAGCTGGTCGCCCAGCTTCTTGCGGAGCTGGCGCACGTGCACGTCCACGGTTCGCTCGTCGCCATACCAGCCCGGCCCCCAGACCCCCTCGAGGAGCTGGGGTCGGGTGAGCGCCAGGCCGGTGTTGTGGGCCAGGTGCGCCAGGAGGTCGAACTCCCGCGCCGCCAGGGGAACGACCCGACCGGCGACTCGGGCCTCGCGGCGACCCAGGTCGACCTCGACCCCTCCGGTCACCAGGACGTCGGGCTCGTCACGGGGTGGCCCGTCGACCCGCCGGAGGATCGCCTTGACCCGTGCGACCAGCTCACGAGGCGAGAAGGGCTTCGTCACGTAGTCGTCCGCGCCCAGCTCCAGCCCGAGCACCCGATCGATCTCGCTGTCGCGGGCGGTGAGGATCAGCACCGGCACGGCGCCGCCGTCCCGGAGGCGGCGACAGGCGTCGAAGCCGTCCATCTGCCCGGGCAGGCCGAGGTCCAGCACGACCAACCGGGGACGCTCCCTGCCCACGACGTCGAGGGCCCGCCCGCCGTCGGTCGCCTGGAGCACTCGGAAGCCCTCCCGGCGCAAATACAGCTCGACCAGATCGGCGATGTTCGGGTCGTCCTCGACGACCACGATCGTCCCGAGGTCGTTGGCCACGCACCAAGGGTGGCACCCGTGGAGGCGCGAAGGTGCGCACTGTCTGTGCCGGCGTCCCTGACCGCGCCGGGACCCCCACCTCCGCCAGCGGCCGTCATTCCGGGAGATCGGCAGACGTTGACCGGTAGCATTTGGCCAATATGGCCACCTACCTCGACCGCATCCTCGCCGTGCATCGGGCCAGGGCCGCGGAGGACAACCGCCCGGTCGAGGGCCTGGTCGAGGCCGCCCGGCGGGCGCCGGAGCCGCGGCCATTTCGCCCGGCGGTCACGCAGGACGGCCTGGCGGTCATCGCCGAGCTCAAGCGCCGCTCGCCGTCGCGGGGAGATCTGGCCCCCGAGCTGGATCCGGCGGCGGTCGCCTCGTCCTACGCGGCGGGGGGAGCAGCCTGCCTGTCGGTGCTGACCGACGCCCGGTTCTTCGGAGGGTCGCCGGCCGACCTGGGCGCGGCCCGGCGCGCCGTCGACCTGCCCGTGCTGCGCAAGGACTTCACCGTGTCCGAGGCCGACGTGTGTGATGCCCGGCTGATGGGCGCGGACGCCGTCCTGCTGATTGTGGCCGCCCTGGCGGACGCCGAGCTGGTCCGGCTGCGGGGCCTGGCGAGGGAGCTGGGCCTGGCAGCCCTGATCGAGGTCCATGACGAGGCCGAGCTGGAGCGGGCGCTCGATGCCGGCGCCGACCTGGTCGGCGTCAACCAGCGCGACCTGACGACCTTCGAGGTCGACCACCAGCGGGCCGAGCACATGGCGCCGCGGATCCCGGGCGGTGTCGTCAAGGTGGCCGAGTCCGGGGTGCGTGGCGCGGCAGATGCCGCCCGCCTGGCCGGCTCCGGCTTCGACGCCGTGCTGGTCGGCGAATCGCTGATCCGGGCCCCCGACCGCCAGGCTGCGGTGCGGTCCCTCCTCGGCGAGGTGAGAGCGAGCGGGTCCGCGTTTTCGTGAAGGTCTGCGGCACCACGAGCGAGGCGGGCCCGGGAGGCCGGCCCAAGGTGAGAGCGAGCGGGTCCGCGTGTTCGTGAAGGTCTGCGGCACCACGAGCGAGGAGGACGCGCTGCTTGCCGTCGCTCTCGGAGCCGACGCCCTCGGCTTCGTCTTCGCCCCGTCTCCCCGCCAGGTCGCCCCCAGCCGGGTTGCCGACATCGCCCGTCGCCTTCCCCCCCACGTGATCACGGTCGGCGTGTTCAGCAACGAGACGCCCGAGCGCGTCGTCGAGGTCGTCAACACCATCGGTCTCAAGGGCGCCCAGCTACACGGCAACGAGTCTCCGGAGGCCACCCGGTGGGTGGCCGAGCGTGTCGGCGTGACGATCAAGGCCTTCGCGGCCGGCCAGCGGGCCATCGCAAGCGCCGCTGACTACCGCGCCGACCTCGTGCTCCTCGACGCCCCGTCGCCGGGATCGGGAAAGGTGTTCGACTGGCGGCTGGCCGAGGGCGTCGTCGACGGCTCACGTCTGCTGCTGGCGGGCGGTCTCGACCCGGTGAACGTGGGCGAGGCCATCGCCCGCGTCCACCCCTGGGGCGTCGACGTCGTGACCGGCGTCGAGGCCCGGCCGGGGCGCAAGGACCCGCGTAAGCTCCGCGCTTTCATCGCCGCCGCCAAGGCCGCCGGCCGACCTGACTACCAGGGCGACGACGACGCGCCGTACGACTGGCAGGAGGGCTGAGGGATGGAGGTGCGGTCTTCCTCCCCCACGACGATGGGCGAGCCGAGCCCGTCCGGTCGCTTCGGCTCGTTCGGCGGGCGGTTCGTGCCCGAGTCGCTGGTGGGGGCGTGCAAGGAGTTGGAGGCGGCGTTCCGCTCGGCCTGGGCGGACGATGCCTTCCAAAGCGAGTACGCCACGCTCCTGCGCGAGTACGCCGGCCGGCCGACACCGGTGACCGAGTGCCGCCGGCTGTCGGATCGCCTTGGGGTGCGGGTCCTGCTCAAGCGCGAGGACCTGGCCCACACCGGCTCCCACAAGATCAACAACGTGGTGGGGCAGGCCCTCCTCGCCCGGACCATGGGGAAGCGGCGCCTGGTGGCCGAGACGGGAGCCGGACAGCACGGCGTGGCCACGGCGACGGCGGCCGCCCTGTTCGGGCTGGAGTGCGTCGTGTACATGGGAGCCGTGGACGTGCAGCGCCAAGCCCTCAACGTGTTCCGCATGAACCTGCTGGGCGCCGAGGTCCGACCCGTCGACTCTGGGAGCCGCACCCTGAAGGACGCCATCAACGAGGCCATGCGGGACTGGGTCGCGTCGGTCGAGACCACGCACTACTGCCTCGGGTCGGTGATGGGCCCGCACCCCTACCCCTGGATGGTCCGCGAGCTGCAGCGTGTCATCGGCGACGAGGCGCGCCGCCAGTGCCGCGAGGTGCTGGGGGGTGACGACCCGGATTTCGTGCTCGCCTGCGTCGGGGGCGGGTCGAACGCGGCGGGGACGTTCGCCGGGTTCGTGGACACCCGAGCGGCCCTGATCGGCGTCGAGGCCGCCGGCGGCGCAGCCATCGGACACGGTGTCCCGGGGGTCGTGCACGGCATGCGTTCGCATCTTCTCCAGGACGAGTACGGCCAGGTGCTCGAGGCCCACTCGATCTCGGCCGGCCTCGACTACCCGGGCGTCGGTCCCGAGCACGCCTACCTGGCCGAGGTCGGTCGGGCCCGCTACGTCGAGGCCGGCGACGACGAGGTGCTGGACGCCCTGCGGCTGCTGTCGGAGACCGAGGGCATCATCCCGGCCCTCGAGCCCGCGCACGCCGTGGCCTACGTCGCCCGGGCCGCGGGCGACGAGATCCCGACCGGCTCGACGGTGCTCGTGACCCTGTCGGGGCGGGGTGACAAGGACGCGGCCGAGGTGATGGAGCTGCTCGGGTGAGCCGCGTCCTTTCGGACGCCGCCGACGAGACGTCACCTTCCGGCGGGGGCAACGCGCCCGTCGGGTCGCTCGAAGCAACCTTGCGGGCGGCGCGCGACGAGGGTCGCAAGCTTCTCGTCCCCTACGTCACGGGAGCCCTGACACCACACTGGTGCGACGTGGTGCGGGCCGTCGCC
The sequence above is drawn from the Acidimicrobiales bacterium genome and encodes:
- a CDS encoding HAMP domain-containing sensor histidine kinase, which codes for MRRRLTIAIVGVTAAALLAAGVGALLLARRAAVDDARQGLLGQATAIAQGTQAAEAARPTPGSPGRATILPILKRVVRLDGAEVVTISGGQFVTSLPSGLTAGNVHPDEVSQGLSTSGTKGNLVYTAVPVQLTAAERSRGLTQPHEAVVLTRRVSRAGPSWFYLVLVGAGTLAVAAVVAQRLSRRVTRPLDDAVAATGRIAEGDLATQVPVAGDDYPELASLTRSINTMAASLSRARGLERQFLMAVSHDLRTPLTSIRGFAEAIAEGAATDTQRAASVIASESRRLERLVGDLLELAKLDASRFSLDVRPTDVAEVVVDTTEGFRPVVEKAGLELVVACGDDGPLDAMADPDRLAQVLANLVENAYKFAGARIRVSAMVGDGAGVEVLVEDDGPGIRADELSAVFERSFHLSRPPARQLGSGLGLPIVAQLARAMGATVRAESPVADGGGTRMIVSLHR
- a CDS encoding response regulator transcription factor is translated as MANDLGTIVVVEDDPNIADLVELYLRREGFRVLQATDGGRALDVVGRERPRLVVLDLGLPGQMDGFDACRRLRDGGAVPVLILTARDSEIDRVLGLELGADDYVTKPFSPRELVARVKAILRRVDGPPRDEPDVLVTGGVEVDLGRREARVAGRVVPLAAREFDLLAHLAHNTGLALTRPQLLEGVWGPGWYGDERTVDVHVRQLRKKLGDQLPLATVWGVGYRLG
- the trpB gene encoding tryptophan synthase subunit beta, producing the protein MEVRSSSPTTMGEPSPSGRFGSFGGRFVPESLVGACKELEAAFRSAWADDAFQSEYATLLREYAGRPTPVTECRRLSDRLGVRVLLKREDLAHTGSHKINNVVGQALLARTMGKRRLVAETGAGQHGVATATAAALFGLECVVYMGAVDVQRQALNVFRMNLLGAEVRPVDSGSRTLKDAINEAMRDWVASVETTHYCLGSVMGPHPYPWMVRELQRVIGDEARRQCREVLGGDDPDFVLACVGGGSNAAGTFAGFVDTRAALIGVEAAGGAAIGHGVPGVVHGMRSHLLQDEYGQVLEAHSISAGLDYPGVGPEHAYLAEVGRARYVEAGDDEVLDALRLLSETEGIIPALEPAHAVAYVARAAGDEIPTGSTVLVTLSGRGDKDAAEVMELLG
- the trpC gene encoding indole-3-glycerol phosphate synthase TrpC, with the translated sequence MATYLDRILAVHRARAAEDNRPVEGLVEAARRAPEPRPFRPAVTQDGLAVIAELKRRSPSRGDLAPELDPAAVASSYAAGGAACLSVLTDARFFGGSPADLGAARRAVDLPVLRKDFTVSEADVCDARLMGADAVLLIVAALADAELVRLRGLARELGLAALIEVHDEAELERALDAGADLVGVNQRDLTTFEVDHQRAEHMAPRIPGGVVKVAESGVRGAADAARLAGSGFDAVLVGESLIRAPDRQAAVRSLLGEVRASGSAFS
- a CDS encoding phosphoribosylanthranilate isomerase, with the protein product MFVKVCGTTSEEDALLAVALGADALGFVFAPSPRQVAPSRVADIARRLPPHVITVGVFSNETPERVVEVVNTIGLKGAQLHGNESPEATRWVAERVGVTIKAFAAGQRAIASAADYRADLVLLDAPSPGSGKVFDWRLAEGVVDGSRLLLAGGLDPVNVGEAIARVHPWGVDVVTGVEARPGRKDPRKLRAFIAAAKAAGRPDYQGDDDAPYDWQEG